A genome region from Thalassotalea euphylliae includes the following:
- a CDS encoding glycosyltransferase family 4 protein, translated as MKVCLVDPIGTGHHVEYVKAALTRFEELGVQVHFIGAADISDAIKENINSYTVLEVAQITGFLSKERNKIAFVRRAYDIALQQECELIHFLYLDRHIRALYFSGCIKQLPIVATLHWGYMISSLCQTLRQKAAGFIDAQLLKNLSNAGLYLCVHSEKLASMLPCRQGTVSAINYPIQSDYKFNEQERSEYRAELDVGQHEKLLLCFGGTRIDKGADKALKALAFLSEQYKLLIIGAEQDILYSDLATLAKELGIQERVILKKEFVDDDKVNRIFSAADCLLLPYDESFSGQSGPLTIAAAIGVPVVASKALVLEETITKFELGNIHQWGRDTQLALTLSSINSPRKLCVKEFLSTSGFAEFSRRNVAIYQNITSLKYE; from the coding sequence ATGAAAGTGTGTTTAGTTGACCCTATAGGAACAGGGCACCATGTTGAATATGTGAAAGCCGCACTTACTCGCTTTGAGGAACTAGGTGTTCAAGTTCACTTTATTGGCGCAGCTGATATTTCAGATGCAATTAAAGAAAATATCAATAGCTATACGGTTTTGGAGGTAGCGCAAATAACTGGTTTTCTATCGAAAGAGCGCAATAAAATAGCTTTTGTGAGGCGTGCATATGATATTGCACTTCAGCAAGAATGTGAGCTTATTCACTTTCTTTATTTAGACAGGCATATTCGCGCTTTATATTTCTCTGGCTGTATTAAGCAGTTACCTATCGTTGCGACATTGCATTGGGGCTATATGATCTCAAGTTTATGTCAAACACTTCGTCAAAAAGCGGCAGGGTTTATTGATGCTCAGTTACTTAAAAATCTTAGTAATGCAGGCTTGTATCTATGTGTACATTCAGAAAAGCTAGCATCAATGTTGCCGTGTCGACAAGGTACAGTTTCGGCAATCAATTATCCGATACAAAGTGACTATAAGTTTAATGAACAAGAGCGTAGTGAATATAGAGCAGAGCTTGATGTGGGGCAACACGAAAAGCTGTTACTGTGTTTTGGTGGCACAAGAATAGACAAAGGAGCTGATAAGGCGCTAAAGGCATTGGCGTTTCTTTCTGAACAATACAAGTTGTTAATTATTGGTGCAGAACAAGATATTCTTTATAGTGATTTAGCAACTTTGGCTAAGGAGCTTGGTATACAAGAGCGAGTTATATTAAAAAAAGAGTTTGTTGATGATGACAAAGTAAACCGAATCTTTTCAGCTGCTGATTGCTTGCTATTACCTTATGATGAGTCTTTTTCTGGACAAAGTGGCCCGTTAACTATTGCCGCTGCCATAGGGGTGCCTGTTGTTGCTTCAAAAGCGCTTGTCTTGGAAGAAACGATTACTAAGTTTGAATTAGGGAACATTCATCAATGGGGGAGAGATACTCAACTAGCGCTAACGTTAAGCAGTATTAATTCTCCTCGTAAACTTTGTGTGAAAGAGTTTCTTAGTACAAGCGGTTTCGCTGAATTTAGTCGAAGGAATGTAGCGATATATCAAAATATAACTTCTCTAAAATATGAGTAG
- a CDS encoding transglutaminase-like cysteine peptidase: MADRQLSLFPENLLHSVELEYGDDAKERVTRWRDIVSEYQNDSEKEKLYTVNRFFNQLRFVDDNQVWGQKDYWATPVEFLGKNAGDCEDFSIAKYFTLTALGVPKEKLRLMYVQALSIKQAHMVLAYFETPDAMPLLLDNLNKRILPANLRRDLKPVYSFNGDGLWAAKAQGRGKKLRNTGHGMWENMLVRIEQGK; this comes from the coding sequence TTGGCAGACAGGCAACTTTCTCTTTTTCCAGAAAATTTATTACATAGCGTTGAACTAGAATACGGGGATGATGCTAAAGAACGTGTTACTCGTTGGCGTGATATCGTATCTGAATACCAAAACGACTCCGAAAAAGAAAAGCTTTACACCGTTAATCGTTTTTTCAACCAATTGCGCTTTGTTGATGACAACCAAGTGTGGGGACAAAAAGACTACTGGGCGACGCCGGTCGAGTTTTTAGGGAAGAACGCAGGCGATTGCGAAGACTTCAGTATCGCAAAATACTTTACGCTTACCGCGCTTGGTGTTCCAAAAGAAAAATTACGACTCATGTACGTGCAAGCACTATCGATCAAGCAAGCTCATATGGTGTTGGCCTATTTTGAAACACCCGATGCGATGCCGCTGCTTTTGGACAATTTGAATAAACGTATTTTACCCGCAAACTTAAGGCGTGACCTAAAACCAGTGTATAGCTTCAACGGTGATGGCCTATGGGCTGCAAAAGCTCAAGGACGTGGTAAAAAGCTAAGAAATACAGGACATGGCATGTGGGAAAACATGCTAGTTAGAATCGAACAAGGCAAATAA
- the fcl gene encoding GDP-L-fucose synthase: MPNIKPKQRVFVAGHKGMVGSALVRKLALEPSIELVTCARKQLDLTDQQAVFEFLAAQKIDQIYLAAARVGGIHANNTYPAEFIYENLAIQNNIIHGAHLADVDKLLFLGSSCIYPKLALQPMAESALLTNTLEPTNEPYAIAKIAGIKMCESYNRQYGRQYRSVMPTNLHGSNDNYHPENSHAIPALIQRFHQAKIQGDSKVVAWGSGKPMREFLYVDDMADASVFVMNLDNKQYQASTQEMLSHINVGTGEDCTIKTLVETVAKVVGFDGEIVFDTSKPDGAPRKLMDVSRLSSLGWRYQISLQEGLAHAYQWYVDNVEQARSH, from the coding sequence ATGCCTAATATTAAGCCAAAGCAACGAGTATTTGTTGCGGGTCATAAAGGCATGGTAGGTAGTGCATTGGTCAGAAAGCTAGCACTAGAGCCCAGCATAGAATTAGTAACTTGTGCTAGAAAACAACTAGACCTTACTGATCAGCAAGCCGTATTTGAATTTTTAGCTGCTCAAAAAATAGATCAAATTTATTTAGCGGCTGCGAGAGTCGGTGGTATTCATGCCAATAACACTTACCCTGCTGAATTTATTTATGAAAACCTCGCTATTCAAAATAATATCATTCACGGCGCCCACCTAGCCGACGTTGATAAGCTATTGTTCCTTGGCTCGTCATGTATTTATCCCAAACTAGCATTGCAGCCAATGGCCGAATCCGCGTTGTTAACCAATACGTTAGAGCCAACTAATGAGCCCTACGCAATTGCGAAAATTGCTGGTATCAAGATGTGCGAATCATACAATCGACAATATGGGCGGCAATATCGCAGTGTTATGCCGACGAACTTGCATGGCTCTAATGATAATTATCACCCAGAGAACTCGCATGCTATTCCTGCACTTATTCAGCGATTTCATCAAGCCAAAATACAAGGTGATAGTAAAGTGGTTGCGTGGGGCAGTGGCAAGCCGATGCGAGAATTTTTGTATGTCGACGATATGGCTGATGCCAGTGTCTTTGTTATGAACTTAGACAACAAACAATATCAGGCAAGTACCCAAGAGATGCTTAGCCATATTAATGTAGGAACAGGTGAAGATTGCACAATTAAAACCTTAGTGGAAACAGTTGCCAAGGTTGTAGGTTTTGATGGAGAAATCGTGTTTGATACTTCTAAGCCCGATGGTGCACCGAGAAAGCTAATGGATGTTTCACGACTCAGCTCTTTGGGCTGGCGTTACCAGATTAGCTTGCAAGAAGGCCTTGCTCATGCATACCAATGGTATGTTGATAACGTTGAGCAGGCCAGAAGCCACTGA
- a CDS encoding WcaI family glycosyltransferase, translating into MKLLLLSLNHAPELTGIGKYNGELVDALSAREVTSYVVTAPPYYPDWQRHKGYKNWWSSEQDGEFVEVYRCPLYVPSKPSTLKRLLHLASFALSSACRLLTLLSKKPDVVFVVQPSLFCAPVALLYSKLTGAKSVLHIQDFEVDAMFGLGMSKSSVLKRWAQAFETFLMKRFDIVSSISFSMLERAKSKGAKDNQLHYFPNWADLAFVTPSISGESLRARWQLETDDYVVLYSGNVGEKQGLEIILDAAQAMRDQTTANKPKVKFIIIGNGANRLRLEEQASVRGLTNIQFKPLQPWELMPQILAMADLHLVVQKRGAADAVLPSKLTNILSAGGHALVTAEADTELGKIAEKFPGIYDCIEPENPALFVDALNKLAANGRQKANIIARQYAEQNMDINSILDSFTDRLAKS; encoded by the coding sequence GTGAAATTGCTGTTGTTAAGCTTAAATCACGCACCAGAGTTAACGGGGATTGGCAAATATAATGGCGAACTTGTTGATGCATTAAGCGCAAGAGAGGTTACCTCCTATGTTGTTACCGCACCGCCATACTACCCAGACTGGCAGCGTCATAAAGGCTATAAAAACTGGTGGAGTTCAGAACAAGACGGAGAGTTTGTAGAAGTTTATCGTTGTCCTCTCTATGTACCTAGCAAGCCATCTACGTTAAAACGACTACTGCATTTGGCGAGTTTTGCATTATCGTCGGCCTGTCGCTTATTAACATTGCTGAGTAAAAAGCCTGATGTTGTTTTTGTTGTGCAACCAAGCCTATTTTGTGCGCCAGTAGCATTACTATACAGCAAGTTAACGGGAGCTAAATCGGTATTACATATTCAAGATTTTGAAGTTGATGCGATGTTTGGCTTGGGAATGAGCAAAAGCTCTGTGCTAAAGCGCTGGGCACAAGCATTTGAAACTTTTTTAATGAAGCGATTTGATATCGTTTCTTCAATATCCTTTAGCATGCTGGAACGCGCAAAAAGCAAAGGTGCCAAAGATAATCAATTGCACTATTTTCCTAATTGGGCGGATTTAGCCTTTGTCACTCCTTCCATATCTGGCGAATCGCTGCGCGCTCGCTGGCAGCTCGAAACAGATGATTATGTTGTGCTTTACTCTGGAAATGTTGGTGAAAAGCAAGGCTTAGAAATAATATTGGATGCCGCTCAGGCGATGAGAGATCAAACAACAGCAAACAAACCAAAGGTGAAATTTATCATTATTGGCAATGGTGCAAACCGTTTGCGCTTGGAAGAGCAAGCAAGCGTCAGAGGCCTCACTAACATCCAGTTTAAGCCCTTACAACCGTGGGAGCTCATGCCACAAATACTAGCGATGGCTGATTTGCATTTAGTCGTGCAAAAACGTGGTGCAGCAGATGCTGTGCTGCCTTCCAAGCTGACCAATATTTTATCCGCAGGAGGACATGCGTTAGTGACCGCTGAGGCTGACACAGAGTTGGGAAAAATTGCTGAAAAGTTTCCAGGTATTTATGATTGTATCGAACCAGAAAACCCAGCTTTGTTCGTTGATGCACTGAATAAACTTGCTGCCAATGGGCGTCAAAAGGCAAATATTATTGCTCGTCAATATGCAGAGCAAAATATGGACATAAACAGTATTTTAGATTCATTTACTGATCGATTAGCAAAAAGCTAA
- a CDS encoding glycosyltransferase — protein sequence MRTRKLLIIQPYLTQYRLPVFRELAKSFPIALLASESSSFGTIEEGDKALLNYIPSQEVHWFSGKLMWQKGVLKSFLRMNPDKLFITANPRYLSSWCLILLAKMLGKEVFLHGQGRYNKSRLTVQQRLQFWLFSLLSKAYICYTESCKSSLRDTAIYKKSAVAENSIANDFPVKKKDELANGIFFVGRLRRGCNLTLLLNAVTKINAKREEKLIVHVIGSGENLTEYRQNYHENTIFYGEVYDQQKVAEISQKCFAGCYPGDAGLSVLHYMSLSLVPIVHEQLDKHMGPEPSYISSGVNGLMFKRNDEESLIKQVEQLLAEPQSTKQLQQKAFNTYIELTKPSLGQRLAKIISGYDSNNCS from the coding sequence GTGAGAACAAGAAAGTTATTAATTATTCAACCGTACTTAACGCAATACCGTTTACCTGTTTTTCGGGAGTTAGCGAAGTCTTTTCCGATAGCGCTGTTGGCTAGCGAATCAAGCTCATTTGGAACGATAGAGGAGGGTGACAAGGCTTTGCTGAATTATATTCCTAGCCAAGAAGTGCATTGGTTTAGTGGTAAATTAATGTGGCAAAAAGGAGTGTTAAAGAGCTTTTTACGTATGAATCCAGATAAACTGTTTATTACCGCTAACCCTCGCTACTTAAGTTCCTGGTGCTTGATACTGCTTGCAAAAATGCTTGGGAAAGAAGTCTTCCTTCATGGGCAAGGGCGATACAATAAAAGCAGATTAACAGTCCAGCAACGGCTACAATTCTGGCTTTTTTCACTGCTGAGCAAAGCCTATATTTGCTATACCGAGAGTTGCAAAAGCTCATTGCGCGATACTGCAATTTATAAAAAGTCTGCTGTGGCAGAAAACTCTATTGCTAATGATTTTCCTGTTAAAAAAAAAGATGAATTGGCAAATGGCATCTTTTTTGTTGGCCGCCTCAGAAGAGGTTGCAACTTAACATTGCTGCTTAATGCTGTTACTAAAATAAATGCGAAGCGAGAAGAAAAGCTAATTGTTCACGTCATAGGTTCTGGTGAAAATTTAACTGAATATCGGCAAAATTATCATGAGAACACTATATTTTATGGTGAAGTTTATGATCAACAAAAAGTAGCTGAAATATCACAAAAGTGCTTTGCTGGCTGTTATCCGGGTGATGCGGGCTTAAGTGTATTGCATTACATGTCGTTGTCTTTAGTGCCTATAGTACATGAGCAACTAGATAAACATATGGGGCCGGAGCCGAGCTATATTTCATCGGGCGTAAACGGACTTATGTTTAAACGTAACGACGAAGAATCATTGATTAAACAGGTCGAGCAGCTACTTGCAGAGCCTCAAAGCACAAAGCAATTACAACAAAAAGCTTTTAATACTTATATCGAACTAACTAAGCCATCTCTTGGGCAAAGGCTAGCAAAGATAATTAGCGGTTATGATAGTAATAACTGTTCTTAA
- the gmd gene encoding GDP-mannose 4,6-dehydratase, whose amino-acid sequence MEKGYEVHGIKRRASSFNTERIDHIYQDPHLDNKSFYLHYGDLTDTSNLTRLLSDIRPDEVYNLGAQSHVAVSFDSPEYTADVDAIGTLRLLEAIRFLGLEKKTRFYQASTFELYGQVKEIPQTETTPFHPRSPYGVAKMYAYWMVVNYREAYGLHASNGILFNHESPRRGETFVTRKITRALANIAQGLDSCLYLGNMDALRDWGHARDYVKMQWMMLQQEQPEDFVIATGKQYSVRQFVEHAADELGISIEWQGTGVDEIAVVRAVMAEHAPSVKVGEVIVRVDKKYFRPAEVETLLGDPSKAKKKLGWQPETSFEAMVQEMVQHGLAIAKQHALLKSNGFDVSMAEER is encoded by the coding sequence TTGGAAAAAGGTTATGAAGTGCATGGTATCAAGCGTCGGGCATCGAGCTTTAACACCGAGCGAATTGACCACATATATCAAGACCCTCACCTGGATAACAAAAGTTTCTACTTACACTATGGAGATCTTACTGACACTTCCAATTTAACCCGTTTATTGTCAGATATTCGTCCAGATGAGGTATACAATTTAGGGGCGCAAAGCCATGTAGCGGTCTCGTTTGACAGCCCTGAGTATACTGCTGATGTTGACGCAATTGGCACTCTCAGGCTTCTAGAGGCCATTCGCTTTCTGGGATTAGAGAAGAAAACACGCTTTTATCAAGCGTCTACTTTTGAGTTATACGGACAAGTGAAAGAAATTCCACAAACAGAAACTACACCTTTTCATCCTAGATCACCTTATGGCGTAGCCAAAATGTATGCTTACTGGATGGTCGTTAATTATCGCGAAGCGTATGGCTTGCATGCCAGCAATGGTATTTTGTTCAATCATGAATCACCTCGCCGTGGTGAAACCTTTGTTACGCGCAAAATTACGCGGGCGTTAGCCAATATTGCTCAAGGATTAGATTCTTGTTTGTATTTGGGCAATATGGATGCGCTGCGCGATTGGGGACATGCACGCGATTATGTAAAAATGCAATGGATGATGCTTCAACAAGAACAACCAGAAGATTTTGTGATCGCAACGGGTAAACAATACTCTGTTCGACAGTTTGTTGAGCATGCGGCTGATGAACTAGGTATTAGCATTGAGTGGCAAGGCACTGGTGTAGATGAAATCGCCGTTGTTAGAGCAGTAATGGCTGAGCATGCGCCAAGTGTTAAGGTCGGTGAGGTGATAGTTCGAGTTGATAAAAAATACTTCCGACCTGCTGAGGTAGAAACACTGCTAGGCGATCCATCAAAGGCTAAGAAAAAGCTAGGTTGGCAACCTGAAACTAGTTTCGAGGCAATGGTTCAGGAGATGGTACAGCATGGTTTGGCTATTGCTAAACAGCACGCTTTACTCAAGTCTAATGGATTCGATGTGAGCATGGCGGAGGAACGTTAG
- a CDS encoding putative colanic acid biosynthesis acetyltransferase, protein MQNLTLFKVPKGFRGRSAMTVQLWWLVQATLFAWSPQIMYRWRAFLLRLFGATIGRNVVIRPSVKVTYPWKLSIGDNAWVGDNVDLYTLGEITIGRNAVISQRSYLCTGSHDFQIVSFDIFAEPIIVEEEAWLATDVFVAPGVTVGRGTVVGARSSVFKDLPEQMVCLGNPAKPIKERTLK, encoded by the coding sequence ATGCAAAATTTGACTCTATTTAAAGTGCCAAAGGGGTTTAGAGGGCGTAGCGCTATGACTGTCCAGCTCTGGTGGTTAGTTCAAGCTACGCTTTTTGCGTGGTCTCCTCAAATAATGTATCGCTGGCGAGCTTTTTTGCTGCGTTTATTCGGTGCGACAATCGGACGCAATGTGGTGATTCGACCGAGTGTAAAAGTCACGTATCCCTGGAAACTTTCCATAGGGGACAATGCATGGGTCGGCGATAACGTTGATTTATATACGCTAGGGGAAATAACGATTGGCAGAAATGCAGTCATTTCTCAGCGCAGCTACCTGTGTACAGGAAGCCATGATTTCCAAATAGTGTCATTTGATATTTTTGCTGAGCCGATTATTGTTGAAGAGGAGGCTTGGTTAGCAACTGATGTATTTGTTGCCCCTGGAGTGACAGTTGGTCGAGGAACTGTTGTCGGTGCGCGAAGTTCAGTTTTTAAGGATTTGCCGGAGCAAATGGTGTGTTTAGGCAACCCAGCTAAACCAATTAAAGAAAGGACACTAAAGTGA
- a CDS encoding glycosyltransferase: MNKIYIHHHSFNYLNAHSQLFFIVNKIAGKKAKHIVLGQRMATKLSSLYKIEAKNIVVLSNLAFFDKELNQSKTSESLKLGYLSNLCIEKGLSTFISVCRILNDKNISFTAEIAGPFADNASKKLVQLAVKNFPQLTYLGPLYGANKDKFYSSVDSFIFPTQYKNEAEPLVLYEAASSGTLLIGTQRGCMQAAIEQLQGFSIKESAKLANEIAETIIHAKKDGLFHVEARKSRQLAFKEVRIRAKNKLHALLTEMAQHDKIKNSYYYHNR, translated from the coding sequence ATGAATAAAATATATATTCATCACCACTCTTTTAATTATCTTAATGCCCATAGCCAGCTTTTCTTTATTGTTAACAAAATAGCGGGAAAAAAGGCCAAACATATTGTATTAGGGCAAAGAATGGCAACCAAACTATCTAGCCTTTATAAAATAGAAGCAAAGAACATTGTCGTACTGTCAAATTTGGCTTTTTTCGATAAGGAGTTAAATCAATCAAAAACTTCTGAAAGTTTAAAGCTAGGCTACTTATCTAATTTATGTATTGAAAAAGGGTTAAGTACTTTTATTTCTGTTTGTAGAATATTGAATGATAAAAATATCAGTTTTACCGCAGAGATTGCAGGCCCATTCGCGGATAACGCTTCGAAGAAACTCGTTCAACTAGCTGTAAAAAATTTTCCACAACTGACATACCTAGGCCCACTATATGGGGCAAACAAAGATAAATTCTATTCCTCTGTTGATAGCTTTATCTTTCCAACACAATATAAAAATGAAGCTGAACCTTTAGTGTTATATGAAGCAGCTTCATCTGGCACACTTCTTATAGGGACTCAACGGGGTTGCATGCAAGCAGCTATTGAACAGCTCCAAGGTTTTTCAATAAAAGAAAGTGCTAAGTTAGCCAACGAGATAGCAGAAACAATTATTCATGCTAAAAAGGATGGGCTATTTCATGTCGAAGCAAGGAAAAGCAGGCAGCTAGCATTTAAAGAAGTTCGCATTAGAGCAAAAAACAAGCTGCATGCCTTATTAACTGAAATGGCTCAACACGATAAAATTAAGAACAGTTATTACTATCATAACCGCTAA
- a CDS encoding bifunctional diguanylate cyclase/phosphodiesterase, which yields MSLSKQLYLGLASVLLLVFAATLWINVASTKDFISQQLAVHAQDAVTSLGHTIQSDSEAANDPELYQAIAEVRINVIFDSGYYQYIRLTDQQSKLLYQLENPSTDESIPAWFTAMFPIQTPTGSTEFLINWQSPRTITLATHPGYAYQQLWTSAKAISIMVFGLFLLTGSLVFWLLKTITNAIHRAAKQADEICQGNFIQVTDIPKPRELSLFVNAMNRMSYILKNMFAELSQQSEKYRQFAFVDELTQLPNRRAFNNQLSALFTAQEASSEGHLLIIHLTGLSDVNKSLGYAAGDEYVKQAATISTKITHDSQTLFRISGSDLAVIAKGTNQSEIQQLAEQLTEYFSQAPSRHNVSAFAHIGVSAINSNGSATDVLAAADSALKEATTNANGWALAQDMVIPQENLDWQAYVQQLLAEETLDLVFQPICDNAKNTSQLEVFARLSDANREVSMAQLFLVAEKYQLTTELDKLIIEQGLKAAQQSDLTLALNISRASLRNDEFINWLLAKLTAQPQLCGALCFEISEQSLQANATRIIQLIKALKQLGCAITLEHFGATTQSFSFLMQIKPDNVKIDGSYTQQLALSNENQLFVQSLINIAHNLNIKVIAELIETQQQLDILQSLFCDYYQGYFVGKPEAK from the coding sequence ATGAGTTTATCTAAACAGCTTTATTTAGGATTAGCTTCAGTACTGCTATTGGTCTTTGCAGCGACATTGTGGATTAATGTCGCCAGCACCAAAGATTTTATTAGCCAGCAACTAGCGGTTCACGCACAAGACGCCGTCACTTCTTTAGGTCACACCATTCAAAGTGATTCTGAAGCTGCTAACGACCCGGAGTTGTATCAAGCTATCGCCGAGGTGAGAATTAACGTTATTTTCGATAGTGGTTATTACCAGTATATTCGCTTAACCGATCAACAATCAAAACTACTATACCAATTAGAAAATCCGAGTACTGATGAAAGTATTCCAGCTTGGTTTACCGCGATGTTCCCAATCCAAACACCTACTGGTAGTACTGAATTTTTGATCAATTGGCAAAGCCCTAGAACCATCACCTTGGCAACTCACCCTGGCTATGCTTATCAGCAGTTGTGGACGAGTGCTAAGGCAATATCAATAATGGTGTTTGGATTATTCTTGCTCACGGGTAGTCTAGTGTTTTGGCTACTAAAGACCATTACTAATGCAATTCATCGCGCTGCTAAACAAGCAGATGAAATTTGCCAAGGCAACTTTATTCAAGTTACTGATATTCCCAAACCTCGCGAACTTAGCTTATTTGTCAATGCGATGAATCGCATGTCATATATTCTAAAAAACATGTTTGCGGAGTTAAGTCAGCAAAGTGAGAAATACCGTCAATTTGCGTTTGTTGATGAGCTAACACAACTACCCAATCGAAGAGCTTTTAACAATCAGCTTTCAGCTTTATTTACCGCACAAGAAGCCAGTTCAGAGGGACACCTGCTGATTATCCACTTAACAGGGCTAAGTGATGTGAATAAATCACTTGGCTATGCTGCTGGCGATGAGTACGTTAAACAAGCCGCCACTATATCAACTAAAATTACACATGATTCGCAAACGTTATTTCGAATCAGTGGTTCAGATCTCGCGGTAATTGCTAAAGGCACGAACCAATCAGAAATTCAGCAATTGGCAGAACAGCTAACTGAATATTTTAGTCAAGCCCCTAGTCGCCACAACGTTAGTGCCTTTGCTCATATTGGCGTTAGTGCCATTAATAGTAATGGATCTGCCACTGATGTACTTGCCGCAGCAGACAGTGCTTTAAAAGAAGCGACAACGAACGCAAACGGTTGGGCACTGGCTCAAGATATGGTAATCCCTCAAGAAAACCTTGATTGGCAAGCCTATGTTCAACAGTTATTGGCAGAGGAAACGTTAGATCTGGTTTTCCAACCTATTTGTGATAACGCAAAAAATACAAGTCAGCTTGAGGTATTCGCTAGGTTGTCAGATGCTAACCGCGAAGTTTCAATGGCACAGCTTTTTCTAGTCGCGGAAAAATATCAGCTGACTACCGAGCTTGATAAATTAATTATTGAGCAAGGCCTTAAAGCAGCACAGCAAAGTGACTTAACGCTAGCTCTTAATATCAGCCGCGCTTCATTGCGCAATGACGAGTTTATCAATTGGTTATTAGCTAAGCTCACAGCCCAGCCTCAATTGTGTGGCGCTTTGTGCTTTGAAATAAGTGAACAAAGCTTGCAGGCGAATGCGACAAGAATTATTCAGCTAATCAAGGCATTAAAACAACTTGGCTGCGCCATTACACTTGAACACTTCGGTGCAACAACTCAGTCGTTTTCTTTCTTGATGCAAATTAAACCTGATAATGTCAAAATTGATGGCAGCTACACCCAACAGCTCGCCCTTTCAAATGAAAATCAATTGTTTGTGCAGTCGCTAATCAATATTGCTCACAATCTCAATATAAAGGTAATTGCCGAGCTCATTGAAACACAACAGCAGCTAGATATTTTGCAGTCGCTATTTTGTGATTACTATCAAGGTTATTTTGTAGGCAAACCCGAAGCTAAATAA
- a CDS encoding O-antigen ligase family protein: MANVHSFCLYIFLTLVFWLPIPLGSNRPWAWAIMAVVSFITLAGLLLATALSKNSKTHLWESLKPYKLLLLPIMLFQVWTLVQLVPMPFAISSNGDLLGELSSNANIISLDPSQGFSSLIKGMSYLCIMVLTIILINTEKHIRLLLKVMLASGLFQACYGVISIYAGLEESLVFEQHISHYATGSFYYKNHFANFLLLTTATSVGLLVANLSKNSGASVKQRLKSFLSAMIKGKAVVRIALAILVIGLVASRSRMGNAAFFVALTITGLYALIYFKNRTPSLSILLVSLFLIDTFILGAWFGVDKVKAHIESTSFAQESRDEVNIYGLTLLKERPIVGYGAGSFYTVFPMVQGEKVTSFYDHAHNDYLQFSLEFGIPATLLLGITVLMSLWQCMQAMRQRNHALMKGVAFGCMTAIIGMLIHISVDFNLQAPANTAYFVIILTLAWQSRNIGQRTKLHSSHN; this comes from the coding sequence ATGGCTAATGTCCATTCTTTTTGCCTATACATTTTTTTAACTTTAGTGTTTTGGCTGCCAATACCGCTTGGCTCCAATCGACCATGGGCATGGGCAATCATGGCTGTGGTATCGTTTATCACACTTGCCGGATTGCTACTGGCAACTGCACTATCGAAGAATTCTAAAACTCACCTTTGGGAAAGTTTAAAACCCTATAAGCTATTATTATTGCCAATCATGCTATTTCAGGTATGGACGCTAGTACAATTAGTGCCTATGCCATTTGCAATAAGCAGTAACGGGGATCTCTTAGGGGAGCTTAGTTCCAATGCCAATATCATTTCATTAGATCCAAGCCAAGGTTTTTCAAGCCTGATCAAAGGAATGTCTTATCTATGCATTATGGTGTTAACAATAATACTGATTAACACTGAAAAACATATCAGGCTTTTACTTAAAGTCATGCTAGCCTCCGGCTTGTTTCAAGCCTGTTATGGCGTTATTAGTATCTACGCAGGACTCGAAGAATCGCTAGTATTTGAGCAACACATTAGCCACTATGCTACGGGCTCTTTTTACTATAAAAACCACTTTGCAAACTTCTTATTGTTAACCACAGCGACAAGCGTAGGCCTACTCGTTGCTAATTTGTCTAAAAATAGCGGTGCCTCAGTGAAACAGCGCTTAAAAAGCTTTTTATCAGCCATGATAAAAGGCAAAGCTGTTGTTAGAATTGCTCTTGCAATACTTGTTATTGGTCTTGTTGCATCTCGCTCTCGCATGGGTAATGCAGCATTTTTCGTTGCATTAACCATTACTGGGCTCTACGCATTGATTTATTTTAAGAATCGAACACCGAGCCTTTCTATATTGCTCGTCAGTTTATTTCTTATCGATACTTTTATACTTGGCGCTTGGTTTGGTGTGGATAAAGTTAAAGCTCATATTGAAAGCACTAGCTTCGCTCAGGAAAGCCGAGATGAAGTTAATATTTATGGACTAACATTACTTAAAGAAAGGCCGATTGTCGGGTATGGCGCAGGAAGTTTCTATACCGTGTTTCCTATGGTGCAAGGGGAAAAAGTAACAAGCTTTTACGATCATGCACATAATGACTACCTTCAATTTTCACTAGAATTTGGCATTCCTGCCACCTTGCTGCTCGGTATTACTGTGCTAATGAGTCTATGGCAATGTATGCAAGCTATGCGACAACGTAATCACGCGTTAATGAAAGGCGTTGCCTTTGGTTGCATGACTGCCATTATTGGCATGTTGATTCATATTAGCGTCGACTTTAATTTACAAGCACCAGCCAATACCGCTTATTTTGTAATTATTTTGACATTAGCATGGCAGTCGAGAAATATCGGGCAACGCACAAAGCTCCACTCCTCGCATAATTAG